From Pseudomonas sp. LS1212, the proteins below share one genomic window:
- the nosP gene encoding nitric oxide-sensing protein NosP, with protein MHEMQTDGVVSAMTLATAPQDAAQVLASQLLHPHLGFVLFFCSAEYDLQALGTALQQSFGGIRLVGCTSAGEITPNGYGRGGVTAVGFDHRHFSIAMELIDEMEQFSLIDAQQMVERLAGDCRSNTLAPIKGHSFALTLLDGLSSREEMVLTALSAALGDIPHFGGSAADDNHLTHTHVYFDGQFHGSAAVVVLVNTWLDFEVFTTHHLLPRAEKLVVTRADSTLRRVHELNAEPAALEYARVIGVPVADLDHRVFAAHPLAVRINQQYYVRAIQQVHPDLSLSFYCAVENGIVLTAMAPGALLPNLQALFEGLHARLGPLLLTIGCDCFLRRLELDANGSVGQIGAFLREHRVMGFNTYGEQFNGMHINQTFTGVAIARSRAAVQR; from the coding sequence ATGCACGAGATGCAGACCGATGGCGTCGTCAGTGCCATGACCCTGGCAACCGCCCCCCAGGATGCCGCGCAAGTGTTGGCGAGCCAACTGTTGCACCCGCACCTGGGCTTCGTCCTGTTTTTCTGTTCGGCCGAATATGATCTTCAGGCCCTGGGCACGGCGTTGCAACAGAGCTTCGGCGGCATTCGCCTGGTGGGCTGCACCAGCGCCGGGGAGATCACCCCCAACGGCTATGGCCGTGGTGGCGTGACGGCGGTGGGTTTCGACCATCGACACTTTTCCATCGCCATGGAGCTGATCGATGAGATGGAGCAGTTCAGCCTCATCGATGCCCAGCAAATGGTCGAACGCCTGGCAGGCGATTGCCGCAGCAATACCCTGGCCCCGATCAAAGGCCACAGTTTTGCGTTGACCCTGCTTGACGGTCTGTCCAGCCGTGAGGAAATGGTCCTCACCGCATTGAGCGCGGCATTGGGCGATATCCCGCACTTCGGCGGTTCGGCCGCCGATGACAATCACCTGACCCACACCCACGTCTATTTCGACGGCCAGTTCCATGGCAGTGCGGCCGTGGTAGTGCTGGTCAATACCTGGCTCGATTTCGAGGTGTTCACCACCCACCATCTATTGCCCCGGGCCGAGAAACTGGTGGTTACGCGCGCCGACAGCACCTTGCGCCGGGTTCACGAACTCAATGCCGAGCCCGCCGCCCTGGAATATGCCCGGGTGATCGGCGTACCGGTGGCCGATCTTGATCACAGGGTATTCGCTGCCCACCCGCTGGCCGTGCGCATCAACCAGCAGTATTACGTCAGGGCCATTCAGCAGGTTCATCCGGACCTGAGCCTGAGCTTCTATTGCGCCGTGGAGAACGGCATCGTGCTCACGGCGATGGCGCCGGGGGCGCTGCTGCCAAATCTGCAAGCCTTGTTCGAAGGGCTGCACGCACGCCTGGGCCCCTTGCTGCTGACCATTGGCTGCGACTGTTTTCTCAGGCGCCTGGAGCTGGACGCCAACGGCAGTGTCGGGCAGATCGGCGCGTTCCTGCGCGAGCATCGGGTGATGGGTTTCAACACCTACGGAGAACAGTTCAATGGCATGCACATCAACCAGACCTTCACCGGCGTTGCCATTGCCCGAAGCCGTGCCGCCGTCCAGCGCTGA
- a CDS encoding porin translates to MHNNKNHQHPFLPAFVASLTALGLSPLAQAEIMLYDKDQTTFSTDGYINAFYVNSDVDREGEQFDRRQSRVKMGFLPNYIGFNMGKQVDDLKLGARASFWVTINDSETNGTDTAIDVRQFYGTVANPGWGEVLIGKDFGLFARSNILLDELLAGYGQVSDTLGLVDGGGVSFGNIGTGYPYPFPTSQITYRTPVIDGLRVAVGIMDPVDTNDSSPLGKAYQENPRTESEITYQFDLAGAQIYSWVNGTYQTSDNTDSTVDSVTSKGVGYGVQAKMGGLSLTGSGFQAKGINPFFTNNAGEPTLRDVDSDGYLLQGSYKVGKNRLALSYGKTKDDGNGVVGSGADYETRGVALFHDVNDNLKLVAEYNQFEINGHDTVAQNEDTDTFAVGAVLTW, encoded by the coding sequence ATGCACAACAATAAGAATCATCAACACCCTTTCTTGCCAGCTTTTGTCGCCAGCCTGACGGCCCTCGGGCTGAGCCCTTTGGCCCAGGCCGAGATCATGCTGTACGACAAGGATCAGACCACGTTTTCCACCGATGGCTATATCAACGCGTTCTACGTCAACAGTGATGTCGACCGGGAGGGGGAGCAGTTCGACCGTCGTCAGTCGCGGGTGAAAATGGGCTTCTTGCCCAACTATATCGGCTTCAACATGGGCAAGCAGGTTGACGATCTGAAGTTGGGCGCGCGGGCGTCGTTCTGGGTGACGATCAATGACAGTGAAACCAACGGTACTGACACGGCCATCGATGTCCGCCAGTTCTACGGCACCGTTGCCAACCCTGGCTGGGGCGAAGTGCTGATCGGCAAGGATTTCGGTCTGTTTGCCCGCTCCAACATATTGCTGGACGAGTTGCTGGCAGGGTACGGCCAGGTCAGCGACACCCTGGGGCTGGTGGATGGCGGTGGGGTCTCGTTCGGCAACATCGGCACCGGCTATCCATACCCGTTCCCCACGTCGCAGATTACCTATCGCACGCCAGTGATCGACGGGTTGCGGGTGGCGGTCGGGATCATGGACCCGGTCGACACCAACGACAGCAGCCCCCTGGGCAAGGCGTACCAGGAAAACCCGCGCACCGAGAGCGAGATCACCTACCAGTTCGATCTGGCCGGGGCGCAGATTTACAGCTGGGTCAACGGCACCTACCAGACCTCGGACAATACCGATTCGACGGTCGATTCCGTCACCTCCAAAGGTGTCGGCTATGGGGTGCAGGCGAAGATGGGCGGCCTGTCCCTGACCGGCTCGGGGTTCCAGGCCAAGGGTATCAATCCGTTCTTCACCAACAACGCCGGTGAGCCGACCCTGCGCGATGTCGACAGCGATGGCTATCTGCTGCAGGGCTCCTACAAGGTCGGCAAGAACCGGCTGGCGTTGTCTTATGGCAAGACCAAGGACGATGGCAACGGGGTGGTGGGCAGCGGTGCGGATTACGAGACGCGGGGCGTTGCGCTGTTTCATGACGTCAACGACAACCTCAAGCTGGTGGCCGAGTACAACCAGTTTGAAATCAACGGGCATGACACCGTCGCCCAGAATGAAGACACCGATACCTTCGCGGTCGGCGCTGTACTGACCTGGTAG
- a CDS encoding YegP family protein — protein MAGWFELSYSTDGHVRFVLKAGNAETVLTSELYKSKSSAENGIASVQANCSSDDRFEKKESSNGKFYFNLKATNHQVIGTSQMYSSSQSRDAGISSVKANGTSKTVKDNV, from the coding sequence ATGGCAGGTTGGTTTGAGTTGAGCTATAGCACCGATGGTCATGTAAGGTTTGTTCTCAAGGCTGGTAATGCCGAGACCGTCCTTACCAGCGAGCTGTACAAGTCCAAGAGCTCCGCCGAGAATGGAATCGCCTCCGTTCAAGCGAACTGCTCTTCAGATGATCGCTTCGAGAAGAAGGAGTCTTCCAACGGCAAGTTCTACTTCAACCTGAAGGCGACTAACCATCAGGTGATCGGCACAAGTCAGATGTATTCATCCTCGCAGTCTCGAGACGCAGGAATTTCCTCGGTCAAAGCGAATGGAACATCCAAGACAGTGAAGGACAACGTCTAA
- a CDS encoding LysR family transcriptional regulator, which yields MLDWDDLRYFLAAVEAGSYLGAAKVLGVNRTTVGRRVEALEKRIGSPLFKQSASGYHPTEVGLEVLKCAKQLEKHVTRLSTTLVKHQDALEGHVRVAVAAELGSDLLPEIMRFQHKHAEVTVEVLSVRDPGITLTQRKADIALGVLRARPEYLTGLCLGRLSLAVYGAASTYRPSVGSEHPAWVGWSEDMSGCMLASWMTSNLKEDARTSSWVDSWAALKAATQAGNSVALMWQAFAEPDPGLVQLPGFITGQGFDLWLLSLEAIPLDACKQEMFGFLSSSLRYKLTSGPGFIVAPN from the coding sequence ATGCTGGACTGGGATGATCTACGTTATTTTCTCGCCGCCGTTGAAGCTGGCTCCTACCTGGGGGCCGCAAAAGTTTTAGGGGTTAATCGAACAACCGTAGGCCGTCGGGTCGAAGCACTTGAAAAACGCATCGGTAGCCCACTTTTCAAACAATCGGCATCCGGATACCACCCAACCGAAGTAGGACTTGAAGTCTTAAAGTGTGCAAAGCAACTCGAAAAGCATGTCACTCGGCTGTCTACGACACTCGTTAAGCATCAAGACGCACTGGAAGGACATGTTCGCGTTGCCGTCGCAGCAGAACTAGGCAGCGACCTGCTCCCCGAGATCATGCGGTTTCAACATAAGCATGCCGAAGTGACCGTTGAGGTCTTAAGCGTGCGTGACCCTGGAATCACCCTGACCCAGCGTAAAGCCGACATTGCCTTAGGCGTCTTGAGGGCAAGGCCTGAGTATTTGACGGGGCTTTGCCTGGGTAGATTGTCACTCGCGGTTTATGGTGCCGCGAGCACCTATCGCCCCAGTGTGGGCTCAGAGCACCCAGCCTGGGTTGGATGGTCTGAGGACATGAGCGGCTGCATGCTGGCAAGCTGGATGACCAGCAACCTCAAGGAGGATGCCCGGACCAGTAGCTGGGTAGATTCCTGGGCAGCACTCAAGGCCGCGACTCAAGCGGGCAATAGTGTCGCGCTGATGTGGCAAGCATTTGCCGAGCCTGACCCAGGACTTGTTCAGCTTCCAGGATTCATTACGGGGCAAGGATTTGATCTTTGGCTTCTATCGCTCGAAGCCATTCCGCTTGATGCCTGCAAGCAAGAGATGTTCGGCTTTCTGTCCTCTAGCCTCAGGTACAAGCTCACCAGTGGGCCAGGTTTCATAGTTGCTCCCAACTAG
- a CDS encoding Rieske 2Fe-2S domain-containing protein — protein MVDFARIISKLPSRYARGWHCFGLERNIKRGEVTSLEAFGTELVAFRGEDGQIRVFDAYCPHMGANLANGTVKGNTLECPFHSWQWGDAGYCEKIPYCDKIPPKARIRQWESMVENELLFIWHDHEGKRPIAEQKIPAHRCCSEDGWSDWAVISKPANTNCRELIDNLADVYHFEPVHGSPVSSYLNVSEGHTYCQMLTGGNQLIGTGDSLRSIAYYYGPSYVIADMEAEMWGYKLECIMMIGNVPINHDRFMMHFGNESEGAGVLVFFGESKAHC, from the coding sequence ATGGTGGATTTTGCACGAATAATCTCGAAACTACCTAGTCGTTATGCGCGTGGCTGGCACTGTTTTGGACTTGAACGAAATATCAAACGGGGGGAAGTAACCTCTCTTGAGGCCTTCGGGACAGAACTTGTGGCGTTCCGCGGCGAAGACGGGCAGATTCGGGTTTTCGATGCTTACTGCCCACATATGGGGGCAAACCTGGCAAACGGAACAGTCAAGGGGAATACGCTGGAGTGTCCGTTTCACTCATGGCAGTGGGGCGATGCTGGTTACTGTGAAAAGATTCCTTACTGCGACAAGATCCCACCTAAAGCAAGGATTCGGCAATGGGAAAGTATGGTCGAAAATGAGCTTCTGTTTATTTGGCACGATCATGAAGGAAAGAGGCCGATTGCCGAGCAGAAAATTCCGGCACACAGATGCTGCAGCGAAGATGGCTGGTCGGATTGGGCTGTAATCAGCAAGCCAGCCAATACCAACTGCCGGGAATTGATCGATAATCTTGCCGACGTGTATCACTTTGAGCCGGTACACGGTTCGCCGGTTAGTAGTTACCTTAATGTTTCAGAGGGGCATACGTACTGTCAGATGCTGACGGGCGGCAATCAGTTAATTGGTACGGGTGACTCACTGCGTAGTATTGCCTATTATTATGGGCCGTCCTACGTAATAGCGGACATGGAAGCCGAGATGTGGGGCTATAAGCTCGAATGCATAATGATGATTGGTAACGTACCGATTAATCATGATAGGTTCATGATGCACTTTGGGAATGAAAGTGAGGGCGCTGGAGTGCTTGTCTTTTTCGGAGAATCAAAAGCTCATTGCTGA
- a CDS encoding Rieske 2Fe-2S domain-containing protein encodes MTNFIWTVNKCRPSPSKKECLFLAKERIRRNGFRMFGCISWLFLFFSELPYASEWRFPKGWFGVLFSSELAVGEIKSFKYFNRDYVAFRGENEEVAILDAHCPHLGAHLGGGSCVGNTIRCPFHGWQFDQEGKCTSIPYSERIPPKAKEGALKWHHVRELNQMIHLWFDPEGGEPEWEVPRSAEMSAEEGWTRWYFKRWRIKTQGKEIIENLVDTPHFAIVHQSPIDKITVEYDKHIARQISLIGQHPTLGKQLETVATYYGPGVMHVEMQGTHESRQVNFHTPVDHESLDLCYGLKLRHDSALADIDAIAEEYAGFAHKAFYEDVEIWENKVYREAPLLCQADGQLFELRKWYRQFFVDAPLQTNIA; translated from the coding sequence ATGACCAATTTTATTTGGACCGTGAACAAGTGCCGGCCCAGTCCGTCGAAAAAAGAGTGTTTGTTTCTCGCGAAAGAGCGGATACGGCGCAATGGCTTTCGGATGTTCGGTTGTATCTCCTGGCTTTTCTTGTTTTTCAGCGAGCTACCCTATGCATCAGAATGGCGATTCCCCAAGGGATGGTTTGGTGTGCTCTTTTCAAGTGAGCTTGCCGTTGGGGAAATAAAGTCGTTCAAATACTTCAATCGAGATTACGTGGCCTTTCGTGGTGAAAACGAGGAAGTAGCAATACTTGATGCGCATTGCCCTCACCTTGGCGCCCACCTTGGGGGCGGCAGCTGCGTAGGAAATACCATTCGTTGCCCCTTTCACGGGTGGCAGTTCGATCAGGAGGGTAAGTGCACTTCCATACCTTACTCGGAACGTATTCCACCTAAGGCGAAGGAAGGTGCTCTAAAATGGCATCATGTACGAGAGCTCAACCAGATGATTCACCTGTGGTTTGACCCTGAGGGGGGCGAGCCGGAGTGGGAGGTTCCGCGGTCAGCCGAAATGAGCGCAGAGGAGGGCTGGACGCGTTGGTACTTCAAACGCTGGAGGATTAAAACCCAGGGGAAGGAGATCATAGAAAACCTGGTAGATACTCCGCACTTCGCCATTGTTCACCAGTCGCCGATAGATAAAATCACCGTTGAGTACGATAAGCATATCGCTCGGCAGATCTCCTTGATTGGTCAACACCCCACGCTCGGCAAACAACTCGAGACTGTTGCAACCTACTATGGGCCTGGCGTCATGCACGTTGAAATGCAGGGTACCCATGAAAGCCGGCAGGTTAACTTCCACACGCCGGTCGATCACGAAAGTCTCGACCTGTGCTATGGATTGAAGCTGCGTCATGATTCCGCGCTTGCAGATATCGATGCAATCGCTGAGGAGTACGCCGGGTTTGCCCATAAGGCGTTCTACGAGGACGTTGAAATCTGGGAGAATAAGGTCTATCGCGAGGCTCCACTGTTGTGTCAGGCTGACGGTCAGCTGTTCGAGTTGAGAAAGTGGTATCGACAGTTTTTCGTTGATGCACCACTTCAAACCAATATTGCTTGA
- the ilvD gene encoding dihydroxy-acid dehydratase → MSDNDDLRKYSSQVVDGVEAAPARAMLRAVGFTDEDFKKPQIGIASTWAMVTPCNMHIDKLAVEAEKGANAAGAKGVIFNTITISDGIANGTEGMKYSLVSREVIADSIEVVVGCEGFDGLVAVGGCDKNMPGCLIGMARLNRPSIFVYGGTIKPGAGRTDIISVFEAVGQHARGDISEIQVKQIEEVAIPGPGSCGGMYTANTMASAIEALGMSLPGSSAQDAISSDKASDCFRAGEQVMELLKRDIKPRDIMTKKAFENAIRVVIALAGSTNAVLHLLAMANAVDVELTLDDFVRLGKVTPVVADLRPSGKYMMSELVAIGGIQPLMKRMLDAGMLHGDVLTVTGKTLAENLESVIDYPADQDVILPFDQPIKKDSHLVVLNGNLSPKGAVAKITGKEGLRFEGKARVYHGEEDALAGILNGEVKAGDVIVIRYEGPKGGPGMREMLSPTSAVMGKGLGKDVALITDGRFSGGSHGFVVGHITPEAFEGGPIALVENGDTITIDAETRQITVDVSDAVLAERKLRWVRPESKYKRGVLAKYAKTVSSASEGAVTDKYL, encoded by the coding sequence ATGAGCGACAATGACGATCTGCGTAAATATTCCTCGCAAGTGGTGGACGGTGTGGAGGCCGCACCCGCCCGCGCCATGCTCCGCGCCGTGGGCTTCACGGATGAAGATTTCAAGAAGCCGCAAATCGGCATCGCCTCCACCTGGGCCATGGTCACGCCCTGCAACATGCATATCGACAAGCTGGCTGTCGAAGCCGAAAAAGGCGCCAATGCCGCCGGCGCCAAGGGCGTCATTTTCAACACCATTACCATTTCCGACGGCATCGCCAACGGTACCGAAGGCATGAAGTATTCGTTGGTGTCGCGTGAAGTCATCGCCGACTCCATTGAAGTGGTCGTAGGCTGCGAAGGCTTTGACGGCCTCGTGGCCGTGGGCGGCTGCGACAAGAATATGCCGGGTTGCCTCATCGGCATGGCCCGCCTGAATCGCCCCTCCATCTTCGTTTATGGCGGCACCATCAAGCCGGGCGCCGGCCGCACCGACATCATTTCCGTGTTCGAGGCCGTGGGCCAGCACGCGCGCGGTGATATCAGCGAGATCCAGGTCAAGCAGATCGAGGAAGTGGCCATTCCCGGCCCCGGCTCCTGCGGCGGTATGTACACGGCCAATACCATGGCCTCGGCCATTGAGGCCCTGGGTATGAGCCTGCCCGGCTCCAGCGCCCAAGACGCCATCAGCAGCGACAAGGCTTCGGACTGTTTCCGTGCAGGGGAGCAGGTCATGGAGTTGCTCAAGCGTGACATCAAGCCACGCGACATCATGACCAAAAAGGCCTTTGAAAATGCCATTCGGGTCGTGATCGCCCTGGCCGGCTCCACCAATGCCGTACTGCATCTCCTGGCGATGGCCAATGCCGTCGATGTTGAACTGACGCTGGACGATTTCGTGCGCCTGGGCAAGGTTACTCCGGTGGTGGCCGACCTGCGCCCCAGCGGCAAATACATGATGAGCGAGCTGGTCGCCATCGGCGGCATCCAGCCGCTTATGAAGCGCATGCTGGACGCCGGCATGTTGCACGGCGACGTGCTCACGGTCACCGGCAAGACCCTGGCCGAAAATCTGGAAAGCGTAATCGACTACCCCGCAGACCAGGACGTGATCCTGCCCTTCGACCAGCCCATCAAGAAGGACTCCCACCTGGTGGTGCTCAATGGTAACCTCTCGCCCAAGGGCGCCGTGGCCAAGATCACCGGCAAGGAAGGTCTGCGCTTTGAAGGCAAGGCCCGTGTCTACCACGGCGAAGAAGACGCACTTGCAGGCATCCTCAACGGCGAAGTCAAAGCCGGCGACGTCATCGTGATCCGCTACGAGGGCCCCAAGGGCGGCCCGGGCATGCGCGAAATGCTCTCACCGACTTCTGCCGTCATGGGCAAGGGGCTGGGCAAGGACGTCGCACTCATCACCGACGGCCGCTTCTCCGGCGGCTCCCACGGTTTTGTGGTGGGGCATATCACGCCCGAAGCCTTTGAAGGCGGCCCCATCGCGCTTGTTGAAAACGGCGACACGATCACCATCGATGCCGAAACCCGTCAGATTACGGTCGATGTCTCCGACGCCGTCCTGGCCGAACGCAAGCTCCGCTGGGTACGGCCGGAGTCCAAATACAAGCGCGGCGTACTGGCCAAATACGCCAAGACCGTGTCCAGTGCCTCGGAAGGCGCCGTCACGGATAAATATCTCTAA
- a CDS encoding TerC family protein, with amino-acid sequence MEWIADPTAWLGLLTLIVLELVLGIDNLVFIAILADKLPPEQRDRARIIGLSLALLMRLGLLASISWMVTLTQPLFEVLDKTFSGRDLIMLFGGVFLLFKATMELHERLEGHVAERTSNGTYALFWPIVAQIVVLDAVFSLDAVITAVGMVEHLSVMMIAVVFSIGLMIIASKPLTNFVNAHPTVIMLCLGFLMMIGFSLTAEGLGFHIPKGYLYAAIGFSILIELFNQIARSRRKKTLQGHRPMRERTAHAVMRLLGGRQLGADEVGEEIADMLGGSHTEAVFDRRERVMISGVLQLAERPIRTVMTPRTEVDYIDLSHDPEEIRMELMHSSYSRLPLIREGRVDEPLGFIHKKELLKVMLSGNQPNLENMARKAINLLESFTILNALEQMRKESTHIAFVVNEFGDFTGILTMTDILESIAGELPDASEIEGPDIIDDNGGFIVSGALNLSQLRERIGFLATATEDYQTLAGLVVSVLDRLPMIGDEIQWQGWNLTVASVEERRVTKVLLRKE; translated from the coding sequence ATGGAATGGATAGCTGATCCGACGGCATGGCTTGGCCTGCTCACACTGATTGTGCTGGAGCTTGTGCTTGGCATCGACAACCTGGTTTTCATTGCCATTCTGGCGGACAAACTGCCGCCCGAGCAGCGAGACCGCGCACGCATCATCGGCCTTTCCCTTGCCTTGCTGATGCGCCTGGGGCTGCTGGCGAGCATCTCCTGGATGGTGACGCTGACCCAGCCTTTGTTCGAGGTGCTGGACAAGACCTTCTCCGGACGTGACTTGATCATGTTGTTCGGTGGTGTGTTCCTGCTGTTCAAGGCGACCATGGAGTTGCACGAGCGACTCGAAGGGCACGTCGCCGAACGCACGAGCAATGGAACCTACGCCCTGTTCTGGCCCATCGTGGCGCAGATCGTGGTGCTGGACGCGGTGTTCTCGCTCGATGCGGTCATTACCGCCGTGGGTATGGTTGAACACCTGTCTGTGATGATGATCGCCGTGGTGTTCTCGATCGGCCTCATGATCATCGCCAGCAAGCCGCTGACGAATTTCGTCAATGCTCACCCGACCGTGATCATGCTGTGCCTGGGTTTCCTGATGATGATCGGCTTCAGCCTCACGGCTGAAGGCCTGGGCTTCCACATACCGAAAGGTTACCTGTATGCGGCGATTGGTTTCTCTATCCTGATCGAGTTGTTCAACCAGATTGCCCGATCGCGTCGTAAAAAGACCCTGCAGGGCCATCGCCCGATGCGTGAGCGCACTGCGCACGCCGTCATGCGCCTGCTCGGTGGTCGACAGTTGGGGGCCGATGAGGTCGGTGAAGAAATCGCTGACATGCTCGGCGGCAGCCATACCGAGGCGGTGTTCGACCGCCGGGAACGGGTGATGATCAGCGGTGTGCTTCAGCTCGCCGAGCGCCCGATCCGTACGGTGATGACCCCGCGCACAGAGGTGGATTACATTGATCTGTCACACGACCCGGAAGAGATTCGCATGGAGCTCATGCATTCCTCTTACTCGCGGCTGCCACTGATCCGTGAGGGACGAGTCGACGAGCCTCTCGGGTTCATACACAAAAAAGAGCTGTTGAAGGTGATGCTCTCAGGCAACCAGCCGAACCTCGAAAACATGGCGCGCAAGGCCATCAACCTGTTGGAGAGCTTCACGATTCTCAATGCCCTGGAGCAGATGCGCAAAGAGTCGACCCACATCGCCTTTGTGGTGAACGAGTTCGGCGACTTCACGGGTATTCTCACCATGACGGACATTCTCGAATCCATTGCCGGCGAGCTGCCTGATGCCAGTGAAATCGAAGGTCCCGACATCATTGATGACAATGGTGGGTTCATCGTCAGTGGCGCACTGAACCTCAGCCAGCTCCGTGAACGAATCGGCTTTCTGGCGACTGCTACCGAGGACTACCAGACCTTGGCCGGCCTTGTCGTCAGCGTATTGGATCGCCTGCCGATGATCGGTGACGAAATCCAATGGCAGGGATGGAACCTGACCGTGGCCTCGGTCGAAGAGCGCCGGGTGACGAAGGTGCTGTTACGCAAGGAATGA
- a CDS encoding aldehyde dehydrogenase: MHPLSTLPQTQAFVRRKLKMLIGEQWLDAASGNTMSFRNPATGEILGEVPSAAAEDVDRAVRAARQAFDDSPWSRMRPRERQNLLWRLADLMERDAQELAELECLNNGKSAAVARVMDVQLAIDSLRYMAGWATKIEGATVAPSLPLMPDGQFHGFIRREAVGVVGAIVAWNFPLLLACWKLGPALATGCTLVLKPADETPLTALKLAELVLEAGYPAGVFNVVTGTGLNAGGALTRHPGVDKLTFTGSTEVGKQIGKVAMDNMTRVTLELGGKSPTIVMADANLQQAAAGAASAIFFNHGQVCCAGSRLYVHRKHFDNVVADIAGIANGMKLGNGLDPSVDMGPLISAKQQDRVTHYIELGRELGATIACGGEGFGPGYFVKPTVIVDVDQKHRLVQEEIFGPVLVAMPFDDIDEAVRLANDNPYGLGASIWSNDLSAVHRMIPRIKSGSVWVNCHSALDPALPFGGYKLSGVGREMGAAAIEHYTELKSVLIKL, translated from the coding sequence ATGCATCCCCTATCCACCCTCCCGCAAACCCAAGCCTTCGTCCGTCGCAAACTGAAGATGCTGATCGGCGAACAATGGCTGGATGCCGCCAGCGGCAACACCATGAGCTTTCGCAACCCGGCCACCGGCGAAATCCTCGGCGAAGTGCCCTCGGCCGCCGCGGAGGATGTCGACCGCGCTGTACGGGCCGCCCGCCAGGCCTTCGATGATTCGCCCTGGAGCCGCATGCGTCCGCGTGAGCGGCAGAACCTGCTGTGGCGCCTGGCCGACCTGATGGAGCGCGACGCCCAGGAACTGGCCGAACTGGAATGCCTGAACAACGGCAAAAGCGCCGCCGTGGCCCGTGTGATGGATGTGCAACTGGCCATCGACTCCCTGCGTTACATGGCCGGCTGGGCCACCAAGATCGAAGGCGCGACCGTTGCCCCCTCCTTGCCGCTGATGCCGGACGGCCAGTTCCACGGCTTCATCCGCCGTGAAGCCGTAGGCGTGGTCGGCGCCATTGTCGCCTGGAACTTCCCGCTGCTGCTGGCCTGCTGGAAGCTCGGGCCGGCGCTCGCCACCGGCTGTACCCTGGTGCTCAAGCCCGCCGACGAAACCCCACTGACCGCCCTCAAGCTGGCCGAACTGGTGCTCGAAGCCGGCTACCCGGCCGGGGTGTTCAACGTGGTGACCGGCACCGGCCTGAACGCCGGCGGCGCCCTGACCCGCCACCCGGGCGTGGACAAGCTGACCTTCACCGGCTCCACCGAAGTCGGCAAGCAGATCGGCAAGGTCGCCATGGACAACATGACCCGCGTAACCCTGGAACTGGGTGGCAAATCGCCGACCATCGTGATGGCCGACGCCAACCTGCAGCAGGCCGCCGCCGGCGCCGCCAGCGCCATCTTCTTCAACCATGGCCAGGTGTGCTGCGCCGGCTCGCGCCTCTACGTTCATCGCAAGCACTTCGACAACGTGGTCGCCGACATCGCCGGCATCGCCAATGGCATGAAGCTGGGCAACGGCCTGGACCCGAGCGTGGACATGGGCCCGTTGATCTCCGCCAAGCAGCAGGACCGCGTCACCCACTACATCGAGCTCGGCCGCGAACTGGGCGCCACAATCGCCTGTGGTGGCGAGGGGTTCGGCCCCGGCTATTTCGTCAAGCCTACGGTGATCGTTGACGTCGACCAGAAGCACCGCCTGGTGCAAGAAGAAATCTTCGGCCCGGTACTGGTGGCCATGCCCTTCGACGATATCGACGAAGCCGTGCGCCTGGCCAACGACAACCCTTACGGCCTGGGTGCCAGCATCTGGTCCAATGACCTGTCGGCGGTGCACCGGATGATCCCGCGCATCAAGTCCGGCTCGGTCTGGGTCAACTGCCACAGCGCCCTGGACCCGGCCTTGCCGTTCGGCGGCTACAAGCTGTCGGGCGTTGGACGCGAGATGGGCGCGGCGGCGATCGAGCACTACACCGAGCTCAAGTCGGTATTGATCAAGCTTTGA